TCATTAGGGATCCTGTGTGCTATAGATGGATAAATCATTacattagcaataaaaaggacATGTTTTCCCTCCAAGCACTGAAAAATGGAAGTGATTAGAAGCTAAGTGGCTAAATCAAACTGCATTGTAAAAAGCATTCTAGTCTTGCAAATAATCAGATATCCAGGGCAGTGctataaaaagcatttatttttccccCCTGATTCCATTGTAGGGAAAGAATACCATCCTAGGTCCAACTTGATTGGTGGAATAGACTGAGGGGAAAGGAATAGCTGAGATGCAGTTGTTAGACAGACCTGCTAACTAGGGTGGACCAGGGACTGGGGAAGGCAGCTTGGCTCACAGCAGCGGTTTAACCCAGCCAGAAAGCAGTGATGTCCAAGGAATACTGTAAACTCTGGTTGTGGTTCAGGCAGAGGTTGACAAATGGGGGTTCCAGAGGGTGGGTAGAGCACAGCAATAAGTATTTTAGGCTGGTGCTAAGAAGTCTAGGCACACAGTTGCCATTTAAAAGGCTGGTGTGTGTGATTAGTGGGGACTCTGGCCCAGAGCTAGGGATCAGGGGCAGCACTTTAGTCTCTGGGGAAGACGCCTGGCTAGAGTTACACAGAACCCCAGGTTTCATAGGGGTTTCAGGATACTGGGTAGGTTACCAGTTCAGGAACTTGGAAACAGTCTAATAatttaaaactgttattttttccttcaagcTCTAGAACATAGATCAAGACTGCTTTCCAAAGCAGCTCTGAATAATTAATAATTCCCACCAATAGTGGGAGTTTTTCACACCTTGCCAACACTTGTATTTTCCTACTTGTTGgttatagccatcctaatgggaagtggtatctccttgtggttttggtttgcctTTCCCTGACAACCAATGATGTTGAgagtcttttcatgtgcttattgcccatctgtatatctttttttccttttatttatttattttttaagagacacagTTTCGCTATGTTGTTcaagctagtcttaaactcctgaccccaagcaatcctcctgccttggcctcctcaaagtgctgggatcacagtcatgagccactgcacccagtcctgtATATATTTTTCCCCCTCTGGTTGCTTGTGTGTTTGGCATCATATTTAAGATACTGCTAAATCCAAGTCATGAAGATTTTTACacctatattttttcctaaattttgtaGGTTTAGCCCTTAGacttaggtctttgatccattttgagttaatttttgtatacggtatgagtaggggtccaatttcattcttttgcacatggatatccagttgaaAAGAGTTCTTTCCCCAGTGAATTATTTTGGCGCCCTTACTGAAAGTAATTGACCATAAACCACTGAAGAACtttaagcagaggagtgacatgactTATTTTATGCTTTAAGACAGTATTGCTGGCTGCTATATAGAGAGTGTATTGGAGGGGCAAGAGTTTATGTAGGGAGAGCAGTGAGTAGGAAGCTGCAATTATCCAGGCCAGAGATGATGGTGACTTGGGCCACAGTAATGGTAGTAGAGATGGAAAGAAGGTGGTTATAACTTGGGAAATAAAGTTAGTAGGACTTGGGACTGCCTGGCCTGGGGGTGGggcataaaaagaaaggaaaggacaagGATGACTCCTCTTTAGGTTGGGGTCAAGGATTCTCTTCAGATTTGAAGTTTGGATGGCTAAATAGATGGTAGTGTTATTTACTAGCACACAAATGGAGAAGCACGTTTTTAGAGGGCAAATAATGAGTTTAGTTTGGGATGAATTGAATTTGATTTCAAGTGGAGATGTCCAGAAGGCAGCTGGAATATGGGTCTAGAGTAGAGCTTGAGGGACAGCTCTGGGTTGGAGAGAGTGATTTGGGAGTCATGAGCACATAGGTGGGAGTGGAAGCTCTGGGAAAACTTGAGGAGAGACTAAAAAGAGTGAGAAGAGGTCCTAGGACTGAGTCCTCTGGGAGGAAGAACACAGAAGAAATGGTCAGTGAAGAGGaggaaaaccagaaggaatctatAGGAATCTGAAAGGAGAGAATTTTAAGAGGGGAAGGGAGTGATCAATAGTGTCAAATGTATCACGGAGCTCCAGTAAAATAAGGCCAGAGAAGTTCCCATGTTTCCATTCCCCTACACATAGAGGtttgttttacaaaaaatatCACTTCATACTTCTTATGGgtgccaacttaaaaaaaaaaaacaaactgtggAACCAATAATCTTTGCACATTCATTTTCCACAACTAGTGCCTGAAGGTGTTGCTGGCAGCATCTGGTGGATATTTGTTTGTGTCTCAAGTGATGCCAGCTTTCATTGGCATCTTCTGTGCTAATCTTTCCCATCCTGAATTGAGGATATTAAAAGTCCAGCTGCAGTTTGGATTCTAAAATGAACTCTAAAGCATTCTTAGACTGAATGTTcaatgtttcctttctcttcttcttcttctttttttttttttttttttttttttttaccttttttatagATATGTGAAAGAGGCCAAAGAAGCAACTAAGAATGGAGATCTGGAAGAAGCATTTAAACTTTTCAATTTGGCAAAGGACATTTTTCCCAATGAAAAGGTGCTGAGCAGAATCCAAAAAATACAGGAAGCCTTGGAGGAGTTGGCAGAACAGGGAGATGATGAATTTACAGATGTGTGCAACTCTGGCCTGCTGCTTTATCGAGAACTGCATGACCAACTCTTTGAGCACCAGAAGGAAGGCATAGCTTTCCTCTATAGGCTGTATAGGGATGGAAGAAAAGGTGGTATATTGGCTGATGATATGGGATTAGGGAAGACTGTTCAAATCATTGCTTTCCTTTCTGGTATGTTTGATGCTTCACTTGTGAATCATGTGCTGCTGATCATGCCAACCAATCTTATTAACACATGGGTAAAAGAATTCATCAAGTGGACTCCAGGAATGCGAGTCAAAACCTTTCATGGTCCTAGCAAGGATGAACGGACCAGAAACCTCAATCGGATTCAGCAAAGGAATGGTGTCATTATCACTACATATCAAATGTTAATCAATAACTGGCAGCAACTTTCAAGCTTTAGGGGCCAAGAGTTTGTGTGGGACTATGTCATCCTTGATGaagcacataaaataaaaacgtCATCTACTAAGTCAGCAATATGTGCTCGTGCTATTCCTGCAAGTAATCGCCTCCTCCTCACAGGAACCCCAATCCAGAATAATTTACAAGAACTATGGTCCCTATTTGATTTTGCTTGTCAAGGGTCCCTGCTGGgaacattaaaaacttttaaaatggagTATGAAAATCCTATTACtagagccagagagaaagatgcTACCCCAGGAGAAAAAGCCTTGggatttaaaatatctgaaaacttAATGGCAATCATAAAACCCTATTTTCTCAGGAGGACTAAAGAAGACGTACAGAAGAAAAAGTCAAGCAACCCAGAGGTCAGACTTAATGAAAAGAATCCAGATGTTGATGCCATTTGTGAAATGCCTTCCCTTTCCaggaaaaatgatttaattatttgGATACGACTTGTGCCTTTACAAGAAGAAATATACAGGAAATTTGTGTCTTTAGATCATATCAAGGAGTTGCTAATGGAGACGCGCTCACCTTTGGCTGAGCTAGGTGTCTTAAAGAAGCTGTGTGATCATCCTAGGCTGCTGTCTGCACGGGCTTGCTGTTTGCTAAATCTTGGGACATTCTCTGCTCAAGATGGAAATGAGGGGGAAGATTCCCTAGATGTGGACCATATTGATCAAATAACTGATAACACATTGATGGAAGAATCTGGAAAAATGATATTCCTAATGGACTTACTTAAGAGGCTGCGAGATGAGGGACATCAAACTCTGGTGTTTTCTCAATCGAGGCAAATTCTAAACATCATCGAACGCCTCTTAAAGAATAGGCACTTTAAGACATTGCGAATCGATGGGACGATTACTCATCTTTTGGAACgagaaaaaagaattaacttATTCCAGCAAAATAAAGATTACTCTGTTTTTCTGCTTACCACTCAAGTAGGTGGTGTCGGTTTAACATTAACTGCAGCAACTAGAGTGGTCATTTTTGACCCTAGCTGGAATCCTGCAACTGATGCTCAAGCTGTGGATAGAGTTTACCGAATTGGACAAAAACAGAATGTTGTGGTTTATAGGCTAATCACTTGTGGGACTGTAGaggaaaaaatatacagaagACAGGTTTTCAAGGACTCATTAATAAGACAAACTACTGGTGAAAAAAAGAACCCTTTCCGATATTTTAGTAAACAAGAATTAAGAGAGCTCTTTACAATCGAGGATCTTCAGAACTCTGTAACCCAGCTGCAGCTTCAGTCTTTGCATGCTGCTCAGAGGAAATCTGATACAAAACTAGATGAACACATTGCCTATCTGCAGTCTTTGGGGATAGCCGGAATCTCAGACCATGATTTGATGTACACATGTGATCTATCTATTAAAGAAGAACTTGATGTGGTAGAAGAATCTCACTATATTCAACAAAGGGTTCAGAAAGCGCAATTCCTTGTTGAATTTGAGTCTCAAAATAAAGAGCTCCTGATGgaacaacaaagaaatagaaatgagggGGCCTGGCTAAGAGAACCTGTATTTCCTTCTTCAACAAAGAAGAAATGCCCTAAATTGAATAAACCACAGCCTCAGCCTTCACCTCTTATAAGTACTCGTCATACTCAGGAAGAAGATATCAGTTCCAAAATGGCAAGTGTAGTCATTGATGATCTGCCCGAAGAGGGTGAGAAACAAGATCTCTCCAGTATAAAGGTGAATGTTACCACCTTGCAAGATGGTAGGCACCCATATGAAGGTACATGTAGTGCTGACTCTATAGCTACTTTACCCAAGGGGTTTGGAAGTGTAGAAGAACTTTGTACTAACTCTTCATTGGGGATGGAAAAAAGCTTTGCAACTAAAAATGAAGCTGtacaaaaagagacattacaagaGGGGCCTAAGCAAGAGGCACTGCAAGAGGATCCTCTGGAAAGTTTTAATTATGTACTTAGCAAATCAACCAAAGCTGATCTTGGGCCAAATTTAGATCAACTAAAGGATGATGAGATTTTACATCATTGCAATCCTTGGCCCATTATTTCCATAACAAATGAAAGTCAAAATGCAGAATCAAATGTATCCATTATTGAAATAGCTGATGACCTTTCAGCATCCCATAGTGCACTGCAGGATGCTCAAGCAAGTGAGGCCAAGTTGGAAGAGGAACGTTTAGCATCTTCACCACAGTATGCATGTGATTTCAATCTTTTCTTGGAAGACTCAGCAGACAACAGACAAAATTTTTCCGGTCAGTCTTTAGAACAtgttgagaaagaaaagagcTTGTGTGGCTCTGCACCTAATTCCAGAGCAGGGTTTGTGCATAGCAAAACATGTCTCAGTTGGGAGTTTTCTGAGAAAGATGATGAACCAGAAGAAGTAGTAGTTAAAGCAAAAATCAGAAGTAAAGCTAGAAGGATTGTTTCAGATGGCGAAGATGAAGATGATTCTTTTAAAGATACCTCAAGCACAAATCCATTCAACACATCTCTCTTTCaattctcatctgtgaaacaatTTGACGCTTCAACTCCCAAAAATGACATCAGTCCACCGGGAAGGTTCTTTTCATCTCAAATACCCAGTAGTGTAAATAAGTCTATGAACTCTAGAAGATCTCTGGCTTCTAGGAGGTCTCTTATTAATATGGTTTTAGACCACGTGGAGGACATGGAGGAAAGACTTGACGACAGCAGTGAAGCAAAGGGTGCTGAAGATTATCCAAAAGAAGGGGCAGAGGAAAGCAGTGGCGAAGCCTCCAAGTATACAGAAGAGGATCCTTCAGGAGAAACACTGTCTTCAGAAAAGAAGTCCAGCTGGTTAACGACATCTAAGCCTAGTGCTCTAGCTCAAGAGACCTCTCTTGGTGCCCCTGAGCCTTTGTCTGGTGAACAGTTGGTTGGTTCTCCCCAGGCAGCAGAGGCTACGAATGACTATGAGACTCTTGTAAAGCGTGGAAAAGAACTAAAAGAGTGTGGAAAAATCCAGGAGGCCCTAAACTGCTTAGTTAAAGCGCTTGACATAAAAAGTGCAGATCCTGAAGTTATGCTCTTGACTTTAAGTTTGTATAAGCAACTTAATAACAATTGAGAATGTAAcctgtttattgtattttaaagtgAAACTGAATATGAGGGAATTTTTGTTTCCATAATTGGATTCTTTGGGAACATGAAGCATTCAGGCTTAAGGCAAGAAAGATCTCAAAAAGCAACTTCTGCCCTGCAACGCCCCCCACTCCATAGTCTGGTATTCTGAGCACTAGCTTAATATTTCTTCACttgaatattcttatattttaggCATATTCTGTAAATTTAACTGTGTTGTTTCTTGGAAAGTTTTGTAAAATTATTCTGGTCATTCTTAATTTTACTCTGAAAGTGATCATCTTTGTATATAACAgttcagataagaaaattaaagttaCTTTTCTCAAGTGTTTTCCATCCACTTTGCTTCACTGAGATGATACTGGCAGAAGCCTGTCATTATCAGTCCAGATCTGAAGACATGCTTGTGAACATGCTGTTTCATGTTTTCAGCTTAATACAGGtggagcatccctaatccaaaaatgaggaaactttctgagtgctgacatgatgccacaagtgagGAAAGTTCCATACCTCATGTCATGTGACATGTCACAGTCAAAATGAAGGTGTATAACACACTGTTTACTCAGCATCCCCAAGGGAAAAGAGATTCTGTAAGCCCCCTTCAGCTACTATATATCCTTTCCACACAGGCCCAGATTCTCCCATGCAAGCCTGCCTACAAAGGGCAATaaaatggttcaacatacacaaactttgtttcaagcacaaaatcattaaaagtaattataaaattaccttcagacttatgtatataatgtgtatatgaaacataaatggaTTTCGTGTTTAGACTTGGATCCCATCTCCAAAATATGTCATTATGTATATGGAAATACTCCAAAATCCAGAACCCTTCTGGTCCCCAGCATTTTGGATAGAGTACTAAACTGGAACAGCAGAAAGCTGAGCTAGGTACCTGGTGCTGGGATTCTTTATCACTGGTAGCTTGCCCTGGAGTCACTGCTGACCATTTAGCCATTCTTCATGCACCATTAACTGTGTTCTCCCTTTCGCCAAACCAGGTATCTCGTCTATTCTGACACATATTATCACAGTCTATCTTGGATTGTAGACTGAAAAGGAGTTTGGTACCCTTGTAGAAAGGCAAAGTGCAGTATAGCATGCTGCACTCTATCACTAGAGAAGTGGACTATCCTTGATGAAGTACTATGTGTTGGGCACTCCACACAGGTTTCTCATTTCAGCCTTACCATAATCCTTTGAGGTGAAGGGAGAGTagcatttccatttttcatttgagGAAACAAAGGCTCAGTGAGGTCATGACTTCCCCATGGTGACATGGTTGGGGTGAAACTGATTTTTAACCTTGTGTAAATGAATACACTATAATACACTGAGCTGTTTTTACtcacaacacttctgacaccaaatgtgggGGTTTTCCacatcaagcaattctccagttcTCCAATTAAAAATTGAACTGGTGTCCTACAATTCAATTTCGACACTACCCAGGGTTAGCATGCTCAGTCCCACCAAACCGCCCTCACTTCAGACGTCAGTTGTAAGTATTCGGTCCCCATGTTACCCACACTTCTGTCTGACTTGGCTACAAATTAGGGGTTCCCGTGACCGCCCCATCCCACCCCCTGGTTTAATAATTTGCTAGAATAGCTTATAAAACTCAGGAAACgtttacttactattaccagCTTATAAAGActacaactcaggaacagccaaatggaagagatgtgTATGGCAAGGTATAGGGGTGGTGCATTAAGCATCCATGCCCTCCAGGCACACCACCCTCCCaacattttgatatgttaatCCAGGGATCTCCAAACTCCATTGTTAGGGTTTTTGAGGTTTCCTTAGGGAGGCATGATTGATAAAATAATTGGCCATGGGTGATTCACTCatcttcagcccctctcccctctccagagGTTGCAGTTATGGCTGAATGTTCCCTCTGATCATGCCTTGAtgtttctggtgaccagcccccattCTGAAGCTACTAGCGGCCTCCAGCCACAAGCTATCTCATTAGCATAAAAAAGACACCAGTTGAGATTTCAAGGCTTTCAGGAACTATAtgccaggaaccagggacaaagaccaaatatttatttttattatatcccatacatataaaagttacttgtaaattatatgtatatacacactaaTAATCTCATGTGTATTGCAAGAAATTACATAAGTTCAAAAGAGAAGCTGAATTTCAGGTTGTTGATGGAACAAAATATTGTTCTTATAAAAgcaatttattactattttaggGTAATGTGATTGaatatatatcattatttttgaaatattggtGTAACTGTGATTTAGCAATTCACAGTCTGCATCTGAGTTCAGCTTACCATTTCCCTGTGCTTCCCACCGTGATGTGAAGGGAGTGGCTGTGCCCTACatctttctctgtcccttccaccacacacacacaaatgtttgtgaaaattcagctaataaacttctttcttccccgatgtagaaaacaaaaaatccacaCAATTTGCCTTCAAGGAAGCTTTAGCGGCCTATATCCATTTGATCTGAACAGTGAAACGTCTTAAGTTCTAGGAATATTTCTCGCTGAAAATAGCAACGCTCTTTCTGTTGAAGTGTGTGTGTAGTATGACAAATTCTgttgtctggggaaaaaaatacatgctCATGGTAAACCATTCAAACAGTATCCATGGCAGGGATTTTTAACCTGGGGTTCATCATGGGTAGAAGAAGTCAGTTGTCCGAATTTGGatggaaaaaaagttttatcttttctctgtCTGGTAGCTGAAATACAGCATTTCCCTCCATCATGAATGTgaagcaggaaaatagggtctggaggcagggaacataaagCCGATTCACACTaaagctatgacaggaaatatcctctccacaGGGCGTAGgccaagtaaatgactttgtaacttcacttcatccTTTCCATTTACATAGGGCGTACCCCAAGTAACCAGTGGAATCCTCTAGGGGGTATTTAAACTCCCCAGAATTCTGTAACAGGGTCTTTTGAGCTCCTATGCTGTGGAGTGTAGTTTcgttttcaataaatccctttgtcccttccttgctttgtgcgttttgttctttgttcaagatgccaagaacctggacatcCTCCACTGTTAACAAATGTAGCCATAAACTGCAGAAGTATTAGCAGTACACGTTATTGTCACCAGTAGAAATCACATAGATTTCGGGGTTATTGCAGATATCTCAAAATGCCATTGATATTCATTACTGCAAAGTCACAGTGCTTTTTAGACCTACTACCaggtattaatatattaataaagagGCACATACACatattacaaactttttttttctgagatgaggtcttactctgtcacccaggtgggagtgcagtggcacaatcttgattcactgcaacctctgcctcctgggctcaagcgatcctcccacctcagctctaCCTACCCCTGCcaggaatagctgggactataggcgtgtgccaccatcacgcctaactaattttttgtatttttggtagagatggggtttcgccatgttcctcaggctggtctcaaacaagATCCCATGTCagtaaatcattaaaaaaaaaaaaaaaaaatcgataaCATGTAGTTtcagctttaaattttttttttagacatggggtctcactgtgttggccaggctacagtgcagtggatATTCAAAGGTGCAATCCCACTACTAATCAGcacaggagttttgacctgctcagTTTCCAACCTGGGTCAGTTCACCCCTTTGTAGGCAACCTGCTGGTCTTTCACTCCCAGGAGGAcaccatgtttttctttcttttttttctttttttttttaagaggcagggcctctgttgcccaggctgaagtctgaagtgcagtgggcatggtcatagctcactgcagcctcgaattctgaggctcaagtgatcctcccaccttggcctcctaaaatgcggggattataggcattagccactgtacccagatgaggtcaccatattgatgctgaacttagtgCTGATACCCAATTGGCATAGGacactacagcccagaactcctgggctccagtgatcctcctgcctcagcctcccaaacagctaggtctacaggtgcacaccactgggcccagccatAGTTTCATCTTATATCTATTTGAACATCTCTGTATACACTGGCATATCTGCTCCGTGGGGAAAATCTCATGGAGGCATAACCTACTGAGGTGCTCAGAAATTCTTCTCAAGTGGGAAAGTCAGGTATCTAGGTAAAGCTGCCATTATATAAATGGGTATAATATCAAATGCAGCTGAGGGAGAGAAAGCAGTGTGTTAATCACTGTTAAGAATCACATAGCTGTGTtggcaaagttttatttttgaagcagtatagtttttatattagtaatctttatccttttttatatgtcataaatatggtattttaaattttaaaaatttagatgcATAGAACATTGGCCCTGGAAAGGACAGTCCTAACGTAACCCATACACTGAAGATGAGGGAATGATGTTTTTATGCTGACATCCCTCCCTTTAACCAGCACTCGGTTAGTCTAGTACGAAACAACCCATGGAAGAACTGAGTGCTTTTTTCctccaataaacatttatttaaaaagaaaggagttAACACTGAAAGACTATAACGTGCCGCGTACTATGTTAAGACAGTGGAGCTAATAATACCTGTCCTGGAAGATCAGAGTTGACTAACATGTAAAACAAATGTTGTCTAGGAACTTATTTTATGATTCTCACACACTAATCTATTTGATGCCCAATATTTTCAGTTGTGTGAATAGGGTGAGTTGATATCTGCTTCCCCTGAAGATGGTTTCTGAATTAATTTATGGGACAGACTGAGAGATACAGTTCTGGGAGGAAAGGGAATACAAGTTAAAGGGAGTCTGCTTGACTTCTCTTTGACAACGACTGACTGAATACCTACTACAGTTGACATTCACTTAGCCCCACCCTCTCTTACACCTACAAACTCATACTGAGAGCCTTCACAGAATACAAGGGGCAtccaatatcttttctttttaaaaatttttatatttccttgccGCTCCAGCTCAAAGGAATACCTAATaccttttaaagaaacaaaatgtataaaacttatTCAGTctttcatatgattttattttcttccttcaaccATAATAATATGATATCCAAACTTCGTCTTAACCGGTGGGTCTGTAAACACAGGCTTATCCATCCCACTTACAGGCAAGGCAAATGCTGCTTCTTGAAATGGTCCCACCATGGACCCTCTGGTCATCCAACCCAAGTCGCCCTGAAAAACCCAAAAGATTAAGTGATATCAAGTGGCCCTGAAGAGGGAACAGTTCTACTGTAGCTTGAGAGAATTTCCCAACATTTTGCTAAGGTTATGAGGTATATTCCTAAGAGCAATACAGGAATAGGCTCAATAAGGACAAATAGGTAGAAGAAGTCTAACTCTAGACTGAACACATAAGTACTCTCAATACTGCTGGACTTTGAAGTTAGCTGTGCAAGTATGGTTATGCCTAGGTTTTGACATAGGTGATCCTTATTCTACTATTCACAAGTTGGACATTTCTGCTTTTGAGATCTTTAAACCAAAATATGGCTACAACTAATGGTTGAACAAAAGAATGATCCCTACTTCTGTGTTTCTTCTGTGGAGGATGGagacttttattttatcttattttattttattatttgtcatttttactttGCTTTCTTACCCtgagagaaaattataaataataaaagcaacgTACCCCTTGCCTGGCTTTATCTTCACTATACTGTGAGGCCACTTCATTGAATCTCATCCCAGACTTTAACTTTTCCATGGCTTCCatgattttgccatgtttttcaCATAGAATGTGTCTGACCTGCAAGGAAAAAAGTACATTCATGTAATACTTGGAGACCCAAATGACTCCTTAAAGTACAGCGGTTACAGTTGGATTACCCCCaccaattaaaacacacacacacacacacattagttCATAGCAAGTAAAAATCCTGGAAATTTGCCCAGGACAACAACCACAATCTCATTCCCCATATTAAGATAATGTCTCAGAGTCCTGATTTAGATCGAAAATAGGCATCTGGCTGTGGGAagctcccatctttttttttttttttttttttgagatggagtcttgccctgtcacccaggctggagtgcagtggcatgatctcggctcactgcaacctctgcctcccgggttcaagcaattctgtctcagcctcccgagtagctgggtttacaggcacgtgccatcacacctggctaatttttctatttttagtagaggtgaggtttcgccacgttggccaggctggtcttgaactcttgacctcgtgatccacctgccttggcctcccaaagtg
The sequence above is drawn from the Theropithecus gelada isolate Dixy chromosome X, Tgel_1.0, whole genome shotgun sequence genome and encodes:
- the ERCC6L gene encoding DNA excision repair protein ERCC-6-like isoform X1; this encodes MGLGKTVQIIAFLSGMFDASLVNHVLLIMPTNLINTWVKEFIKWTPGMRVKTFHGPSKDERTRNLNRIQQRNGVIITTYQMLINNWQQLSSFRGQEFVWDYVILDEAHKIKTSSTKSAICARAIPASNRLLLTGTPIQNNLQELWSLFDFACQGSLLGTLKTFKMEYENPITRAREKDATPGEKALGFKISENLMAIIKPYFLRRTKEDVQKKKSSNPEVRLNEKNPDVDAICEMPSLSRKNDLIIWIRLVPLQEEIYRKFVSLDHIKELLMETRSPLAELGVLKKLCDHPRLLSARACCLLNLGTFSAQDGNEGEDSLDVDHIDQITDNTLMEESGKMIFLMDLLKRLRDEGHQTLVFSQSRQILNIIERLLKNRHFKTLRIDGTITHLLEREKRINLFQQNKDYSVFLLTTQVGGVGLTLTAATRVVIFDPSWNPATDAQAVDRVYRIGQKQNVVVYRLITCGTVEEKIYRRQVFKDSLIRQTTGEKKNPFRYFSKQELRELFTIEDLQNSVTQLQLQSLHAAQRKSDTKLDEHIAYLQSLGIAGISDHDLMYTCDLSIKEELDVVEESHYIQQRVQKAQFLVEFESQNKELLMEQQRNRNEGAWLREPVFPSSTKKKCPKLNKPQPQPSPLISTRHTQEEDISSKMASVVIDDLPEEGEKQDLSSIKVNVTTLQDGRHPYEGTCSADSIATLPKGFGSVEELCTNSSLGMEKSFATKNEAVQKETLQEGPKQEALQEDPLESFNYVLSKSTKADLGPNLDQLKDDEILHHCNPWPIISITNESQNAESNVSIIEIADDLSASHSALQDAQASEAKLEEERLASSPQYACDFNLFLEDSADNRQNFSGQSLEHVEKEKSLCGSAPNSRAGFVHSKTCLSWEFSEKDDEPEEVVVKAKIRSKARRIVSDGEDEDDSFKDTSSTNPFNTSLFQFSSVKQFDASTPKNDISPPGRFFSSQIPSSVNKSMNSRRSLASRRSLINMVLDHVEDMEERLDDSSEAKGAEDYPKEGAEESSGEASKYTEEDPSGETLSSEKKSSWLTTSKPSALAQETSLGAPEPLSGEQLVGSPQAAEATNDYETLVKRGKELKECGKIQEALNCLVKALDIKSADPEVMLLTLSLYKQLNNN
- the ERCC6L gene encoding DNA excision repair protein ERCC-6-like isoform X2, yielding MEASRRFPEAEALSPEQAAHYLRYVKEAKEATKNGDLEEAFKLFNLAKDIFPNEKVLSRIQKIQEALEELAEQGDDEFTDVCNSGLLLYRELHDQLFEHQKEGIAFLYRLYRDGRKGGILADDMGLGKTVQIIAFLSGMFDASLVNHVLLIMPTNLINTWVKEFIKWTPGMRVKTFHGPSKDERTRNLNRIQQRNGVIITTYQMLINNWQQLSSFRGQEFVWDYVILDEAHKIKTSSTKSAICARAIPASNRLLLTGTPIQNNLQELWSLFDFACQGSLLGTLKTFKMEYENPITRAREKDATPGEKALGFKISENLMAIIKPYFLRRTKEDVQKKKSSNPEVRLNEKNPDVDAICEMPSLSRKNDLIIWIRLVPLQEEIYRKFVSLDHIKELLMETRSPLAELGVLKKLCDHPRLLSARACCLLNLGTFSAQDGNEGEDSLDVDHIDQITDNTLMEESGKMIFLMDLLKRLRDEGHQTLVFSQSRQILNIIERLLKNRHFKTLRIDGTITHLLEREKRINLFQQNKDYSVFLLTTQVGGVGLTLTAATRVVIFDPSWNPATDAQAVDRVYRIGQKQNVVVYRLITCGTVEEKIYRRQVFKDSLIRQTTGEKKNPFRYFSKQELRELFTIEDLQNSVTQLQLQSLHAAQRKSDTKLDEHIAYLQSLGIAGISDHDLMYTCDLSIKEELDVVEESHYIQQRVQKAQFLVEFESQNKELLMEQQRNRNEGAWLREPVFPSSTKKKCPKLNKPQPQPSPLISTRHTQEEDISSKMASVVIDDLPEEGEKQDLSSIKVNVTTLQDGRHPYEGTCSADSIATLPKGFGSVEELCTNSSLGMEKSFATKNEAVQKETLQEGPKQEALQEDPLESFNYVLSKSTKADLGPNLDQLKDDEILHHCNPWPIISITNESQNAESNVSIIEIADDLSASHSALQDAQASEAKLEEERLASSPQYACDFNLFLEDSADNRQNFSGQSLEHVEKEKSLCGSAPNSRAGFVHSKTCLSWEFSEKDDEPEEVVVKAKIRSKARRIVSDGEDEDDSFKDTSSTNPFNTSLFQFSSVKQFDASTPKNDISPPGRFFSSQIPSSVNKSMNSRRSLASRRSLINMVLDHVEDMEERLDDSSEAKGAEDYPKEGAEESSGEASKYTEEDPSGETLSSEKKSSWLTTSKPSALAQETSLGAPEPLSGEQLVGSPQAAEATNDYETLVKRGKELKECGKIQEALNCLVKALDIKSADPEVMLLTLSLYKQLNNN
- the PIN4 gene encoding peptidyl-prolyl cis-trans isomerase NIMA-interacting 4 isoform X1 — protein: MRLSGICLGHAHGGVRGLERQLEQFRVQQQASKMPPKGKSGSGKAGKGGAASGSDSADKKAQAPKGGGNAVKVRHILCEKHGKIMEAMEKLKSGMRFNEVASQYSEDKARQGGDLGWMTRGSMVGPFQEAAFALPVSGMDKPVFTDPPVKTKFGYHIIMVEGRK